One stretch of Methylopila sp. 73B DNA includes these proteins:
- a CDS encoding DUF1345 domain-containing protein, with amino-acid sequence MTGWRGHGLRIATACAVGLVVGLPAALLAPPAIATALGWDAGALAYAAGVWLRLRAVPAETFKAWSAEEDEGRTAITLILTAASAVSVLSIFDMVTDKSSGAVLALAALTILCSWGLVHTVFAAHYAHACYAAGPDAPAIDFPGDEPPVFDDFAYYAFVIGMTFQVSDCATRSTAMRRLTLVHGFVSFVFNTVIIAISVGVVSGML; translated from the coding sequence ATGACGGGCTGGCGCGGACATGGACTGCGGATCGCTACCGCCTGCGCGGTCGGGCTCGTCGTCGGCCTCCCCGCCGCGCTGCTCGCGCCGCCGGCGATCGCGACCGCGCTCGGCTGGGACGCGGGCGCGCTCGCCTACGCGGCCGGCGTCTGGCTGCGGCTCCGGGCGGTCCCCGCGGAGACCTTCAAGGCCTGGTCCGCCGAGGAGGACGAGGGCCGGACGGCGATCACGCTGATCCTGACCGCGGCGTCGGCGGTCAGCGTGCTCTCGATCTTCGACATGGTGACCGACAAGAGCTCGGGCGCGGTGCTGGCGCTCGCCGCGCTCACCATCCTCTGCTCATGGGGACTGGTGCACACCGTGTTCGCCGCGCACTACGCCCACGCCTGCTACGCCGCCGGGCCCGACGCGCCGGCGATCGACTTCCCAGGCGACGAGCCTCCGGTGTTCGACGACTTCGCCTACTACGCCTTCGTCATCGGCATGACCTTCCAGGTCTCGGACTGCGCGACCCGCTCGACCGCGATGCGACGGCTGACGCTGGTCCACGGGTTCGTGTCCTTCGTCTTCAACACCGTCATCATCGCGATCAGCGTCGGGGTCGTGTCCGGGATGCTCTGA